One window from the genome of Nicotiana tomentosiformis chromosome 5, ASM39032v3, whole genome shotgun sequence encodes:
- the LOC104107925 gene encoding cytochrome b561 and DOMON domain-containing protein At5g47530-like, which yields MDNKLLTSLVFSSILLTLFTSTYAQNCSSHLFRNNNIFATCNPLPVLNSFLHWTYHSANHTVDLAYRHGGVTDSDWVAWALNIGGSRMLGAQCLVAFRNSSGQIHAYTSPISPSSYQTQLREAPLSFRVPRIAAEFTNNEMIIFATLELPSGSSTSFNQVWQNGQVSGQSLVIHRQSGDNMRSFGTIDFANGQTSAGAGGDSASSRQRRRNTHGVLNAISWGVMMPMGAVFARYLKVFKSANPAWFYLHVACQTSAYAVGVAGWGTGLKLGSDSVGIKFNTHRNIGITLFCLGTLQVFALLLRPKPDHKYRLYWNIYHHTIGYTVIILSIINVFEGFDALNGQKNWKRAYIGVIIALGAIAVLLEAFTWFIVIKRKKTSVSDKYPNGNGANGVNAYANREV from the exons ATGGATAATAAGCTCTTAACAAGTTTGGTGTTTTCATCAATCTTGTTAACTCTCTTCACTTCTACTTATGCTCAAAACTGCTCAAGTCATCTATTCAGAAACAACAATATTTTTGCAACTTGCAACCCTCTCCCTGTTCTCAACTCTTTCCTACACTGGACTTACCACTCTGCAAACCACACAGTAGATCTTGCTTATAGACATGGTGGTGTCACAGATTCTGATTGGGTTGCTTGGGCTTTGAATATTGGAGGATCACGTATGTTAGGAGCTCAGTGTTTGGTTGCTTTTAGAAATTCAAGTGGACAAATTCATGCCTATACTTCACCTATTTCCCCTTCTAGCTACCAGACACAGCTGAGAGAAGCTCCCTTGAGCTTTAGAGTGCCTAGAATTGCAGCAGAGTTTACAAATAATGAGATGATCATATTTGCAACTTTGGAGCTTCCTAGTGGGAGTAGTACTAGTTTTAATCAGGTTTGGCAAAATGGTCAAGTTTCTGGTCAGAGTTTGGTAATTCATCGTCAGAGTGGGGATAACATGAGGAGTTTTGGAACTATTGATTTTGCCAATGGACAAACCTCTGCGGGTGCGGGTGGTGACTCAGCCAGTTCTAGACAACGCCGAAGAAAT ACACATGGAGTGCTGAATGCAATTAGTTGGGGAGTAATGATGCCAATGGGTGCTGTATTTGCAAGGTACTTGAAAGTGTTCAAGTCAGCAAATCCAGCTTGGTTTTACCTACATGTTGCTTGCCAAACCTCTGCTTATGCTGTTGGTGTTGCTGGATGGGGCACTGGTCTCAAGCTTGGCAGTGATTCTGTTGGAATTAAATTCAACACTCACAGGAACATTGGCATTACTCTCTTCTGCCTTGGAACCCTTCAG GTTTTTGCCCTGCTTTTGAGGCCAAAGCCAGACCACAAGTACAGACTCTACTGGAACATCTACCACCATACTATTGGATACACTGTCATCATTCTTAGCATCATCAATGTATTTGAGGGATTTGATGCTTTAAATGGACAGAAAAATTGGAAGAGGGCTTATATTGGGGTGATCATAGCATTGGGTGCAATTGCAGTTTTGTTGGAAGCCTTTACTTGGTTCATTGTCATTAAAAGGAAAAAAACTTCAGTCTCTGATAAGTACCCCAATGGCAATGGGGCAAATGGTGTTAATGCATATGCAAACAGGGAGGTGTAA